The following are encoded in a window of Neomicrococcus lactis genomic DNA:
- a CDS encoding SRPBCC family protein, whose translation MTTEMQNLNLELEFKVPRAKVWAAWTEVSQLVQWFAPEGWTVRESDAVIDARVGGKEHFVMHSIENPEMQSPVDAVFTEVSELSLLVGQTEATPQNGGRVMELRVELEEIDANNTRMKVTQGPYAADILPLAEQGWGSTMGKLRALLEG comes from the coding sequence ATGACTACTGAGATGCAGAACCTGAACCTTGAACTCGAGTTCAAAGTCCCACGCGCCAAAGTCTGGGCTGCGTGGACCGAAGTTTCCCAGTTGGTGCAGTGGTTTGCGCCGGAAGGCTGGACGGTTCGCGAGTCTGACGCCGTGATTGATGCTCGCGTGGGCGGCAAAGAACACTTTGTGATGCACTCGATCGAGAACCCGGAGATGCAGTCCCCAGTGGATGCCGTCTTCACTGAAGTTTCTGAGCTGTCGCTCTTGGTGGGCCAGACCGAGGCCACCCCGCAGAATGGCGGAAGGGTCATGGAGCTTCGCGTTGAGCTCGAGGAAATCGACGCCAACAACACCCGCATGAAGGTCACCCAGGGTCCTTACGCTGCCGACATTCTTCCGCTGGCCGAGCAGGGCTGGGGCAGCACGATGGGCAAGCTCCGCGCGCTCCTCGAAGGCTAG
- a CDS encoding urea amidolyase family protein: MSTTAVESNHQPRPIRWSGTKAFLIECADLNDVVSIHTHLTNNPLPGQRELLAAARTVMVAFDSRPRAVAAAQLLATMQYDDAATVAGETILIPVVYDGEDLQAVADLTNLSVEGVIQAHTSAEWKGAFGGFAPGFTYLVADNDPLNVPRRETPRTAVPAGSVALAGNFSAVYPRRSPGGWQLIGRTNERMWDLGRENPALVRPGDIVKYEATRETISAVVPDSEPESASEATPEVTADQAVGSTSTYLEIIDPGLQTLLQDLGRPGFGDLGVSASGAADKASARQANRVVGNDSDLAVLENVLGELELKAFGNVIVAITGAEVKAFVTQNPALMEIPEPSEDLEEGEEEELPEPEVRRAPLRTAFSLYDGETLRIEAPEAGLRTYVAVRGGFMVPEVLGSRATDSMSGVGPEPLAKGKVLPVGQAKRNNSVGSDEPATGVLPMIGKVTTLRITLGPRDDWFDEAGISALTEQEWMATSQSNRIGVRFELPAGGRPMTRAKDGELASEGAVPGSLQIPPSGLPVLFLADHPVTGGYPVAGVVIERDMPLAAQLPPGAKVRFTAVDPDTFLPLENSTSTSSSTRPQGSEKNEGPSA; the protein is encoded by the coding sequence ATGAGCACCACTGCCGTCGAATCCAACCATCAGCCACGCCCCATCCGCTGGTCCGGCACCAAAGCATTCCTTATTGAATGCGCAGATTTGAACGACGTCGTCAGCATCCACACGCACCTCACGAACAACCCGCTTCCCGGTCAGCGCGAATTGCTCGCGGCTGCCCGCACGGTGATGGTCGCCTTTGATTCACGGCCCCGCGCGGTTGCAGCGGCTCAGTTGCTTGCCACCATGCAGTACGACGACGCCGCTACAGTCGCCGGCGAAACCATCCTTATTCCTGTGGTTTACGACGGCGAAGACCTCCAGGCCGTCGCCGACCTGACGAACCTCAGCGTGGAAGGCGTCATCCAGGCGCACACGTCCGCTGAATGGAAGGGTGCTTTCGGCGGCTTCGCCCCCGGATTCACCTATTTGGTAGCGGACAACGATCCCCTCAATGTCCCTCGTCGTGAGACTCCGCGCACCGCCGTTCCGGCTGGGTCTGTGGCCTTGGCCGGCAACTTCTCCGCTGTCTATCCACGCCGCTCCCCTGGCGGCTGGCAGCTGATCGGTCGCACCAACGAGCGCATGTGGGACTTGGGCCGCGAGAACCCGGCGCTCGTTCGCCCAGGTGACATCGTGAAATACGAAGCCACCCGCGAGACCATCAGCGCCGTCGTCCCTGATTCCGAGCCTGAGTCCGCTTCAGAGGCCACTCCCGAGGTCACCGCGGATCAGGCCGTGGGATCAACCTCCACGTACCTCGAGATCATCGACCCCGGCCTTCAAACCCTGCTCCAAGACTTGGGCCGCCCCGGCTTCGGCGACCTCGGCGTCTCCGCATCCGGCGCCGCAGACAAGGCATCCGCACGTCAGGCTAATCGCGTGGTGGGCAACGACTCGGATCTCGCGGTCCTCGAAAACGTGCTTGGAGAACTCGAGCTCAAGGCATTCGGCAACGTGATCGTCGCGATCACGGGCGCCGAGGTCAAGGCATTCGTCACCCAGAATCCTGCCCTCATGGAGATCCCGGAACCCTCCGAGGATCTGGAGGAGGGCGAGGAAGAAGAGCTTCCCGAGCCCGAGGTTCGCCGTGCTCCGCTGCGCACGGCCTTCTCCCTCTATGACGGTGAAACCCTGCGCATCGAAGCCCCCGAAGCCGGACTCCGCACCTACGTTGCCGTCCGCGGCGGATTCATGGTGCCCGAAGTCTTGGGCAGCCGTGCCACGGACTCCATGTCTGGCGTTGGTCCAGAACCGCTGGCTAAGGGCAAGGTCCTTCCAGTCGGTCAGGCTAAGCGCAACAACTCGGTGGGCAGCGACGAGCCAGCCACCGGCGTCCTGCCAATGATCGGCAAGGTCACCACTCTGCGCATCACGCTGGGCCCGCGCGACGACTGGTTCGACGAAGCAGGCATCAGCGCCCTCACCGAGCAGGAATGGATGGCCACCAGCCAGTCCAACCGCATCGGTGTTCGCTTTGAACTTCCCGCCGGCGGCCGCCCGATGACCCGCGCAAAAGACGGCGAACTCGCGAGCGAAGGCGCCGTACCTGGGTCCCTCCAGATCCCACCATCTGGCCTGCCGGTGCTGTTCCTCGCGGATCACCCAGTCACTGGCGGCTACCCGGTAGCTGGCGTGGTCATCGAGCGCGATATGCCGCTCGCCGCCCAACTCCCACCGGGGGCCAAAGTCCGCTTCACTGCGGTGGACCCGGACACCTTCTTGCCTCTAGAAAACTCAACAAGCACATCATCATCCACTCGCCCTCAGGGCTCCGAAAAGAACGAAGGACCATCCGCATGA
- a CDS encoding ABC transporter ATP-binding protein: protein MLLKLLIKYSKPYTGWIVAVVILQLLSTIAALYLPSLNASIIDQGVSKGDTDFIWRTGGVMLAVAFGQVITAILAVYFGARTAMAVGRDLRRDVFSNVSAFSAREVNSFGAATLITRNTNDVQQVQMLLLMALNFMVSAPIMCVGGIIMALREDFGLSWLVWVAVPLLGVVVGVLVAFLMPLFRTMQDRLDRINGVLREQITGIRVVRAFTREKFETERFDEANLRLTEIGVKVGQIFVLMFPIIMMIMHLSTAAVLWFGGQRVDAGEMQVGSLTAFLQYLLQILMAVMMGTFMVMMIPRAVVCAERIDEVLSTPSTLTDPLVSGSGSAEPVPGAPAVEFKNVSFVYPGAEKPILNDISFTAPVGKTIAIIGSTGSGKTTLLNLIPRLYDPDSGSVLLDGRPTNTLPRSEISRVVSAVPQKPFLFSGTVATNLRFGTQDATDEELWEALRIAQAEDFVREKGEGLDLKISQGGTNVSGGQRQRLCIARSLASKPRVYLFDDSFSALDVSTDARLRAALEEPTKDAAVIIVAQRVSTITSADQILVMENGEIVGRGTHEELMESNETYREIVESQISAEEVA, encoded by the coding sequence ATGCTGCTCAAACTGCTCATCAAATACTCCAAGCCGTATACCGGCTGGATCGTTGCAGTCGTCATACTGCAACTGCTGTCGACCATCGCAGCTCTATACCTCCCCTCATTGAACGCCAGCATCATCGATCAGGGCGTTTCAAAGGGTGACACTGATTTCATTTGGCGAACCGGCGGCGTCATGCTCGCCGTGGCATTTGGCCAAGTCATCACGGCAATTCTGGCCGTGTACTTTGGTGCTCGGACGGCAATGGCCGTCGGCCGCGACCTGCGCCGCGATGTCTTTAGCAACGTCTCGGCGTTCAGCGCGCGCGAAGTGAATTCCTTCGGCGCCGCAACGCTCATCACCCGAAACACCAACGATGTGCAGCAAGTGCAAATGCTCTTGCTCATGGCCCTGAACTTCATGGTCTCCGCGCCGATCATGTGCGTGGGCGGCATCATCATGGCGCTACGTGAAGATTTTGGTCTCTCGTGGCTGGTCTGGGTGGCCGTTCCGCTGCTGGGCGTTGTGGTGGGTGTTCTGGTGGCGTTCCTCATGCCGCTCTTCCGCACCATGCAGGATCGATTGGACCGCATCAACGGCGTCCTGCGCGAGCAAATCACCGGTATCCGCGTAGTCCGCGCGTTCACCCGCGAGAAGTTTGAAACCGAACGCTTCGATGAAGCGAACCTGCGCTTGACCGAAATTGGCGTCAAGGTGGGACAGATCTTCGTTCTGATGTTCCCGATCATCATGATGATCATGCACCTCTCCACCGCAGCGGTGCTGTGGTTTGGCGGCCAGCGCGTGGACGCGGGGGAGATGCAAGTGGGCTCCCTGACCGCGTTCTTGCAGTACCTTCTGCAGATCCTCATGGCGGTCATGATGGGCACGTTTATGGTCATGATGATTCCGCGCGCCGTGGTGTGTGCGGAGCGTATCGATGAAGTGCTCTCGACGCCTTCTACGCTGACGGATCCTTTGGTCTCCGGCTCCGGTTCTGCTGAGCCTGTTCCGGGTGCTCCTGCCGTGGAATTCAAGAACGTGAGCTTCGTGTATCCCGGCGCTGAGAAGCCGATTCTCAACGACATTTCCTTTACCGCGCCGGTGGGTAAGACCATCGCGATTATCGGTTCCACGGGTTCTGGCAAGACGACGTTGTTGAACCTGATTCCTCGGCTCTATGACCCGGACTCCGGATCCGTGCTCTTGGACGGCCGTCCCACGAACACCTTGCCACGCTCCGAGATTTCGCGCGTGGTGTCCGCCGTTCCCCAGAAGCCGTTCTTGTTCTCCGGAACCGTGGCTACCAACCTACGCTTCGGCACACAGGATGCCACCGACGAAGAGCTGTGGGAAGCTCTGCGGATTGCTCAGGCGGAGGACTTTGTTCGCGAGAAGGGCGAAGGCCTGGACCTGAAGATCTCTCAGGGTGGCACCAACGTCTCCGGCGGTCAGCGTCAGCGTTTGTGCATCGCGCGCTCGCTGGCCTCAAAGCCGCGCGTCTACTTGTTCGATGACTCCTTCTCCGCTCTGGACGTGTCCACGGATGCTCGCTTGCGGGCAGCGCTCGAGGAGCCAACTAAGGACGCGGCCGTGATCATCGTGGCGCAGCGCGTTTCCACCATCACCTCCGCAGACCAGATTCTGGTCATGGAGAACGGTGAAATTGTGGGCCGTGGAACACACGAAGAACTTATGGAATCCAACGAGACGTACCGCGAAATCGTGGAGTCCCAGATTAGCGCGGAGGAGGTGGCCTAA
- a CDS encoding NAD(P)H-dependent oxidoreductase — protein MATNVLTLVGSLRSGSTNAQLAEAAVATAPEGVEVSVFQGLENIPFYNEDIDVEGHVPAAAAELRAAAADADALLLVSPEYNGTIPAVLKNAIDWLSRPYGAGAATDMPTAVIGTAFGQFGGVWAQDEARKSATIAGAKVLDDVKLSIPNSVVRFAETHPKDDSEVVGQLADVLGKLRAAAELN, from the coding sequence ATGGCAACTAACGTATTGACCCTCGTAGGATCCCTGCGCAGCGGATCGACTAACGCTCAGCTTGCAGAAGCTGCCGTAGCAACCGCTCCGGAAGGCGTTGAGGTTTCCGTATTCCAGGGCCTCGAGAACATCCCGTTCTACAACGAAGACATCGACGTTGAGGGTCATGTTCCTGCTGCTGCCGCCGAGCTTCGCGCAGCTGCTGCAGATGCCGACGCTTTGCTCTTGGTTTCCCCTGAGTACAACGGCACCATCCCAGCTGTCTTGAAGAACGCCATTGACTGGCTGTCCCGCCCATACGGCGCTGGCGCTGCTACGGATATGCCAACCGCCGTGATCGGAACTGCCTTCGGTCAGTTCGGTGGCGTGTGGGCGCAGGATGAGGCTCGCAAGTCTGCAACCATCGCAGGTGCCAAGGTTCTCGACGACGTCAAGCTCTCCATCCCTAACTCGGTGGTTCGATTCGCTGAGACCCACCCGAAGGATGACTCCGAGGTTGTGGGGCAGCTTGCTGACGTTCTCGGCAAGCTTCGCGCAGCTGCCGAGCTCAACTAG
- a CDS encoding dioxygenase: MTTESLAPTQQPPVLFLSHGAPPLADDATWTSQLNQWSSTFEKPKDILMISAHWENAPVTLSATQRPTELVYDFWGFPQRYYDVRYDAPLAPELADEVSRLVSAHGHHVAREEDRGLDHGAYVPLKEMFPDADVPVVQMSMPTLDPQGLFELGKSLAPLRDRGTLIVGSGFTTHNLRWFNPAAGPDSTPPSASSEFDQWAEEAMARGDVDSILDFLHKAPAAREAHPRSEHWAPLYVALGAAYASGDINAKTAIDGFWFGLSKRSWTLT, encoded by the coding sequence ATGACCACCGAATCCTTGGCTCCCACGCAGCAACCACCCGTATTGTTTCTCAGTCACGGCGCCCCACCCCTCGCGGATGACGCCACGTGGACCAGCCAGCTCAATCAGTGGTCCTCCACCTTCGAGAAGCCCAAAGACATCCTCATGATCTCGGCGCACTGGGAGAATGCTCCCGTGACGCTTTCCGCCACGCAGCGCCCAACCGAGCTTGTCTACGACTTCTGGGGCTTCCCGCAGCGCTACTACGACGTTCGCTACGACGCACCCCTCGCCCCCGAGCTCGCCGATGAGGTCTCCCGATTGGTGAGTGCCCACGGTCATCACGTGGCGCGCGAAGAGGACCGCGGTTTGGACCACGGCGCTTACGTTCCGCTCAAGGAAATGTTCCCTGACGCTGACGTGCCTGTAGTCCAGATGTCCATGCCAACGCTGGATCCGCAGGGTCTCTTTGAGCTGGGTAAGTCGCTGGCGCCGTTGCGCGATCGCGGCACGCTCATTGTGGGCTCCGGCTTCACCACCCACAACCTGCGCTGGTTCAACCCTGCCGCCGGCCCGGATTCGACGCCTCCTTCGGCGTCGAGCGAATTCGACCAGTGGGCTGAAGAGGCCATGGCCCGCGGAGACGTGGACTCCATCCTGGACTTCCTCCACAAGGCTCCGGCCGCTCGCGAAGCACACCCGCGCTCTGAGCACTGGGCTCCGTTGTATGTCGCTTTGGGTGCCGCTTACGCATCCGGTGACATTAACGCGAAGACCGCCATTGACGGTTTCTGGTTCGGTTTGTCGAAGCGCTCCTGGACGCTGACCTAA
- a CDS encoding DUF2087 domain-containing protein, whose protein sequence is MTSPPHTFLTEPELNAGIAMFIQDVALVRRDGVDSGFLSRSADGARYTLES, encoded by the coding sequence ATAACTTCACCGCCTCACACATTCTTAACAGAGCCCGAACTCAATGCCGGAATCGCCATGTTCATTCAGGACGTGGCCCTCGTTCGGCGCGATGGCGTGGATTCTGGCTTCCTTTCGCGCAGCGCCGATGGCGCCCGGTACACGCTCGAAAGCTAG
- a CDS encoding LamB/YcsF family protein, with the protein MNTIDLNSDVGEHFGSWTMGDDAAIFQSVSSANVACGFHAGDPSSIKQTCADAVAQNITIGAHVAYRDLAGFGRRFLDCSPQELADDVLYQIGALEAIARSVGGTIKYVKPHGALYNTIVHHEAHAQAVVDAVKASGLELPLLLLPGSVALKKAEEAGLRAVTEAFADRAYTPEGTLVSRREKGAVLHDGELVAQNMVRLATEGTLTAIDGSEIKMPAESICLHGDTAGAVEMAGQVRAALEEAGVTIKAFV; encoded by the coding sequence TTGAACACCATTGACCTCAACAGCGACGTTGGAGAACACTTCGGCAGTTGGACCATGGGCGACGACGCGGCCATTTTCCAATCCGTCTCCAGCGCGAACGTTGCGTGTGGCTTCCACGCCGGCGATCCTTCCTCTATCAAGCAGACGTGCGCGGACGCCGTGGCCCAGAACATCACGATCGGCGCCCATGTGGCCTACCGCGACCTCGCCGGTTTCGGCCGCCGCTTCCTTGATTGCTCCCCGCAGGAACTCGCCGATGACGTGCTCTACCAAATCGGCGCACTCGAGGCGATCGCCAGGTCCGTCGGCGGCACCATCAAATACGTCAAGCCACATGGCGCGCTCTACAACACGATCGTTCACCACGAAGCTCACGCCCAGGCCGTCGTAGACGCCGTCAAGGCCAGCGGCTTGGAACTCCCACTGCTCCTTCTGCCCGGGTCCGTCGCGCTGAAGAAGGCCGAAGAAGCAGGCCTCCGCGCCGTCACAGAAGCCTTCGCAGACCGTGCCTACACCCCGGAGGGCACGTTGGTCAGCCGCCGCGAGAAGGGCGCCGTCCTCCACGACGGCGAGCTGGTGGCTCAGAACATGGTCCGCCTCGCCACGGAAGGCACGCTCACCGCAATCGATGGTAGCGAAATCAAGATGCCCGCCGAAAGCATTTGCCTTCACGGCGACACGGCCGGCGCAGTTGAAATGGCCGGCCAAGTCCGCGCGGCCCTCGAAGAAGCTGGCGTCACCATCAAGGCCTTCGTATGA
- a CDS encoding CPBP family intramembrane glutamic endopeptidase produces MQHPPTNSYGTPTPYMIPKRPKQPDFGPGKFVWGDFAAILLYILLFVVGGAALLLFIPAFRNMFSNDSLAIFGVNLVVYAVMFTLAMVLARHDLWRSLKTFQWNPWAKIMLIPGGWFASLMLTALIITTMGEPVKSENQLAIEGMTTEVPFLTMFVVTAIMGPFVEEYIFRHLLVGKLSRYINKWVCAVISIVLFAGMHFIGTGTFEWLSAIPYVTLGTVITLAYILTGKSLAYSYVLHFFNNAVALIIAYTVLPIMAS; encoded by the coding sequence ATGCAACACCCACCGACGAATTCGTATGGAACACCAACCCCATACATGATCCCGAAACGACCCAAGCAGCCAGACTTCGGCCCCGGGAAGTTCGTGTGGGGAGACTTCGCCGCGATTCTGCTGTACATCCTCTTGTTCGTGGTGGGTGGTGCCGCCCTGCTGTTGTTTATTCCGGCATTCCGGAACATGTTCTCCAACGACAGCCTCGCGATCTTCGGCGTGAACCTGGTGGTCTACGCGGTCATGTTCACTCTTGCCATGGTCTTGGCACGCCACGATCTATGGCGATCCTTAAAGACTTTCCAATGGAACCCGTGGGCCAAGATCATGCTCATTCCGGGTGGTTGGTTCGCCTCGCTCATGCTCACCGCGCTCATCATCACCACCATGGGCGAACCCGTGAAGAGTGAGAATCAGCTCGCGATCGAGGGCATGACCACGGAAGTGCCCTTCCTGACGATGTTCGTGGTCACGGCCATCATGGGCCCGTTCGTGGAGGAGTACATCTTCCGCCACTTGCTGGTGGGAAAGCTCAGCCGCTACATCAATAAGTGGGTCTGCGCGGTCATCTCGATTGTGCTGTTTGCGGGCATGCACTTCATCGGCACGGGGACCTTCGAATGGCTCTCGGCGATCCCGTACGTCACGCTGGGCACCGTCATCACGCTCGCATATATCTTGACCGGAAAGTCGCTCGCTTACTCCTACGTGTTGCACTTCTTCAATAACGCGGTGGCGCTCATCATTGCGTACACGGTGCTTCCCATCATGGCCTCATGA
- a CDS encoding ABC transporter ATP-binding protein yields MAKKKMSKKSQDANVAVVTDEDTEQFGDASMDDGWGGQQSLRKAKNFWPSAKRLVGLLLPYKFSLVLVFVFVAISVVLNVIAPKILGNAMNVIFDGMTGKAMPPGMTKEQVVEAARASGNTDQADMLAGMEFTPGQGIDFALLGRLILVVLTLYLVASFMSWINGYILNAITMKAVRNLRSKVEDKINRLPLNYFDTRQRGDLLSRVTNDVDNIQQALQQALSQLVSSVLTVIGIVIMMFIVSWQLALIALVALPISAVAAGIIGKNAQGKFVEQWKATGQLNGQIEESFSGHDLVKVFGREQDMMNRFEERNEGLFKAAFGAQFVSGMIYPIMTFVTYLSYVGIAIAGGLRVATGQMSLGDATAFIQYSREFTQPLGQIAGMANMLQSGVASAERTFELLDAEEQEPETSTSHLPERTDGHVEFENVSFSYTPERPLIEDLSFDARPGHTVAIVGPTGAGKTTLVNLVMRFYELNSGRITLDNVDIRDLSREELRSKIGMVLQDAWLFGGTIMENIRYGRLDATDEEVIAAAQATYVDRFVRQLPDGYNTKIDEEGTNVSAGEKQLLTIARAFLADPSLLILDEATSSVDTRTEVLVQHAMAALRTDRTSFVIAHRLSTIRDADVILVMENGRIVEQGNHEELLARSGAYYRLYMSQFRGPSADIDAEVAVGAPAAKTASAAVSQHDDAAPVPVEIPASTVVEAPVVETPVVEDQPQPYRGKHAAED; encoded by the coding sequence ATGGCGAAGAAGAAGATGTCTAAGAAGTCTCAGGACGCGAACGTCGCCGTCGTTACTGACGAAGATACCGAGCAGTTTGGCGATGCCTCCATGGACGACGGTTGGGGCGGCCAACAGAGCCTTCGTAAAGCGAAGAACTTCTGGCCTTCCGCGAAGCGCCTTGTAGGGCTCTTGTTGCCGTACAAGTTCTCGCTGGTCTTGGTGTTTGTCTTTGTGGCCATCTCAGTGGTCTTGAACGTGATTGCCCCCAAGATCTTGGGCAACGCGATGAACGTCATCTTTGACGGCATGACGGGCAAGGCGATGCCGCCCGGAATGACCAAAGAGCAAGTGGTCGAGGCGGCCCGCGCGTCTGGAAATACGGACCAAGCGGACATGCTTGCTGGCATGGAGTTCACGCCTGGCCAAGGCATTGATTTCGCGCTATTGGGCCGACTCATCCTTGTGGTGCTGACGCTGTACTTAGTGGCCTCGTTCATGAGCTGGATCAACGGTTACATCCTTAACGCCATCACCATGAAGGCCGTGCGGAACCTGCGCTCCAAAGTGGAAGACAAGATCAACCGCTTGCCGCTGAACTACTTCGATACCCGCCAGCGCGGTGACCTCTTGTCCCGCGTGACCAACGACGTGGACAACATCCAACAGGCCTTGCAGCAAGCACTGTCTCAGCTGGTCAGCTCCGTGCTGACGGTCATCGGCATTGTCATCATGATGTTCATCGTCTCGTGGCAGCTAGCGCTGATTGCCCTCGTTGCCCTCCCGATTTCTGCTGTTGCCGCCGGCATCATCGGCAAGAACGCTCAGGGCAAGTTCGTGGAGCAGTGGAAGGCAACTGGCCAACTCAACGGTCAGATCGAAGAGTCCTTCTCCGGTCATGACCTGGTGAAGGTCTTCGGTCGCGAGCAGGACATGATGAACCGCTTCGAGGAGCGCAACGAAGGCCTGTTCAAGGCCGCGTTCGGTGCCCAGTTCGTCTCCGGCATGATTTACCCGATCATGACCTTCGTGACCTACTTGTCCTACGTGGGCATCGCGATTGCTGGCGGCCTACGCGTGGCTACCGGCCAGATGTCTTTGGGCGACGCCACCGCGTTCATCCAGTACTCCCGCGAGTTCACTCAGCCGCTGGGCCAGATTGCGGGCATGGCCAACATGCTCCAGTCCGGCGTTGCCTCTGCCGAGCGCACCTTCGAGCTATTGGACGCCGAGGAGCAAGAGCCGGAGACGAGTACTAGCCACCTCCCAGAGCGCACCGACGGTCACGTGGAGTTTGAGAACGTTTCCTTCTCCTATACGCCAGAACGTCCGCTCATCGAGGACTTGTCCTTCGACGCGCGCCCGGGTCACACCGTGGCGATCGTCGGTCCTACGGGCGCCGGCAAGACCACCCTCGTGAACCTGGTGATGCGCTTCTACGAGCTCAACTCGGGACGCATCACGCTGGATAACGTAGACATCCGCGATCTGTCTCGCGAAGAGCTGCGCTCCAAAATCGGCATGGTTCTTCAGGATGCCTGGCTCTTCGGTGGCACTATCATGGAGAACATCCGCTACGGTCGCCTCGATGCCACGGATGAGGAAGTCATTGCTGCGGCGCAGGCCACCTACGTTGACCGCTTCGTGCGCCAGTTGCCGGATGGCTACAACACCAAGATCGACGAAGAAGGCACCAACGTTTCCGCTGGTGAGAAGCAGCTGCTGACCATTGCGCGTGCGTTCCTGGCCGATCCTTCACTGTTGATCCTGGACGAGGCCACGTCCTCCGTCGACACCCGTACCGAGGTCCTCGTGCAGCACGCCATGGCTGCGTTGCGCACGGATCGCACCTCGTTCGTGATCGCTCACCGCTTGTCCACGATCCGCGACGCCGACGTCATCCTCGTGATGGAAAACGGTCGCATTGTGGAACAGGGCAACCACGAAGAGCTCTTGGCTCGCAGCGGCGCGTACTATCGCCTCTATATGTCGCAGTTCCGCGGGCCTTCCGCGGACATTGACGCTGAGGTTGCCGTGGGCGCCCCGGCTGCCAAGACTGCTTCGGCTGCGGTTTCCCAGCACGACGACGCAGCTCCAGTCCCAGTCGAAATCCCAGCTTCCACTGTGGTCGAGGCCCCGGTGGTCGAGACGCCCGTGGTCGAGGACCAGCCTCAGCCATATCGCGGGAAGCACGCTGCCGAAGACTGA
- a CDS encoding IS110 family transposase, protein MKTEDIQIFLGLDVGKTDHWACAVIQDGTKIWNKTLPNDETKLTAVYQKLLAQGQVLVVVDQPATIGALAVAVAQNLGIPVAYLPGLSMRRIADMYPGTAKTDEKDAFIIADAARTMPHTLRSIQVSDEDEATLGMLTGFDLDLARQITQTSNRIRGLFTQIHPPLERILGPWLEHDAVLEILATWPTPAQLKHAGKARIDAKLKKYGARRHTAWAVAIMDALDEQTVVVVGTDAAGLVIPHLARQLISLHAQRVDVAMHLETMVEAHPLYPVLTSMPGVAVRTAAIIIAETSGKTFPSAAALSSYAGLAPTTRQSGTSIKSERVSHSGNKRLKRALFLSAFASIRFDPTSRDYYDRKRAQGKRHNQALIALAHRRLTVLFAMIRDGSLYDVPELKIA, encoded by the coding sequence ATGAAAACCGAAGACATCCAGATCTTCCTCGGCCTCGACGTCGGCAAAACCGACCACTGGGCCTGCGCCGTCATCCAAGACGGCACCAAAATCTGGAACAAGACCCTGCCCAACGACGAAACCAAACTCACCGCCGTGTATCAAAAGCTTCTAGCTCAAGGACAGGTTCTGGTAGTCGTGGACCAGCCTGCCACCATCGGCGCCCTCGCTGTTGCCGTAGCCCAGAACCTCGGCATTCCGGTGGCCTACCTTCCCGGACTCTCGATGCGGCGCATCGCAGACATGTATCCAGGCACCGCGAAAACAGACGAAAAAGACGCCTTCATCATCGCCGACGCGGCACGCACCATGCCACACACCTTGCGCAGCATCCAAGTCTCCGACGAGGACGAAGCAACCCTAGGCATGCTCACCGGATTCGACCTGGACCTGGCACGCCAGATCACCCAAACCAGCAACCGGATCCGCGGTCTCTTCACCCAAATCCACCCGCCACTAGAACGGATCCTCGGCCCCTGGCTGGAACACGACGCCGTCCTTGAAATCCTCGCTACCTGGCCTACTCCAGCGCAACTGAAGCATGCCGGCAAAGCGCGGATCGACGCGAAGCTGAAGAAATACGGTGCCCGCCGGCACACTGCCTGGGCTGTAGCCATCATGGACGCGCTCGATGAGCAAACAGTGGTCGTGGTCGGCACCGATGCTGCTGGACTGGTGATCCCTCACCTGGCCCGGCAATTAATCTCGTTGCACGCCCAGCGGGTAGATGTGGCCATGCACTTGGAAACCATGGTTGAGGCTCACCCTCTTTACCCGGTCCTGACATCCATGCCAGGGGTCGCCGTCAGGACCGCAGCGATCATCATCGCCGAGACCTCCGGCAAGACCTTCCCCAGCGCCGCAGCGTTGTCCTCCTACGCCGGCCTGGCACCAACCACGCGTCAATCGGGGACATCGATCAAGTCCGAACGCGTTAGTCATTCAGGGAACAAACGCTTGAAACGAGCCCTCTTCCTCTCGGCGTTTGCGTCCATCCGTTTTGATCCGACCAGTCGGGACTACTATGACCGGAAACGGGCTCAGGGGAAACGCCATAACCAGGCACTCATCGCGTTAGCGCACCGTCGCCTCACAGTCTTGTTTGCCATGATTCGGGATGGCTCACTTTATGACGTTCCGGAGCTGAAAATAGCTTGA